The following coding sequences lie in one Yoonia sp. G8-12 genomic window:
- a CDS encoding acetyl-CoA C-acetyltransferase, translating into MTNVVIASAARTAVGSFGGSFVNTPAHDLGAAVLEAVVARAGIDKSEVSETILGQVLTAAQGQNPARQAHINAGFPKESAAWGINQVCGSGLRAVALGAQHIQLGDASIIAAGGQENMSLSAHAANLRAGQKMGDMKFIDTMIRDGLWDAFNNYHMGQTAENVAEKYQITRDMQDEFAVASQNKAEAAQNAGRFDDEIAAFTVKTRKGDIIVDKDEYIRHGATIEAMQKLRPAFTKDGSVTAANASGLNDGAAAALLMSADEAEKRGIEPLARIASYATAGLDPSIMGVGPIFASQKALAKAGWSVDDLDLVEANEAFAAQACAVNKEMGWDPAIVNVNGGAIAIGHPIGASGCRVLNTLLFEMKRRGAKKGLATLCIGGGMGVALCVERP; encoded by the coding sequence ATGACCAACGTCGTTATCGCATCCGCAGCCCGCACCGCCGTCGGCAGTTTTGGCGGATCATTCGTCAACACCCCTGCGCATGATCTGGGCGCCGCCGTTCTGGAAGCTGTCGTTGCACGCGCCGGCATCGACAAATCTGAAGTCAGCGAAACGATCCTAGGTCAGGTCCTGACAGCGGCCCAAGGGCAAAACCCAGCGCGTCAGGCGCATATCAATGCGGGCTTCCCAAAAGAATCTGCTGCGTGGGGCATTAATCAGGTTTGCGGGTCGGGTCTTCGCGCTGTGGCGCTTGGCGCACAGCACATCCAGTTGGGTGATGCGTCGATCATCGCCGCAGGCGGGCAAGAAAACATGTCTCTCTCCGCGCATGCCGCAAACCTGCGCGCGGGTCAGAAAATGGGCGACATGAAGTTTATCGACACCATGATCCGTGATGGTCTGTGGGATGCGTTCAACAACTACCACATGGGTCAAACCGCTGAAAACGTCGCTGAGAAATATCAGATTACACGTGACATGCAGGATGAATTCGCTGTTGCGTCGCAGAACAAGGCGGAAGCTGCGCAAAACGCGGGTCGCTTTGATGATGAGATCGCAGCGTTCACTGTGAAAACACGCAAAGGCGATATCATCGTCGACAAAGACGAATACATCCGCCACGGCGCAACTATCGAAGCCATGCAAAAACTACGTCCGGCATTCACAAAGGACGGATCTGTCACTGCGGCAAACGCGTCGGGTCTGAACGATGGTGCTGCGGCGGCATTGCTGATGTCCGCAGATGAGGCCGAAAAGCGCGGTATCGAACCACTGGCGCGCATTGCATCTTATGCCACAGCGGGGCTTGACCCGTCCATCATGGGTGTTGGTCCGATCTTTGCATCGCAAAAAGCGCTGGCGAAGGCCGGTTGGAGCGTTGATGATCTGGACCTTGTTGAAGCGAACGAAGCCTTCGCGGCACAGGCCTGCGCCGTCAACAAAGAGATGGGCTGGGATCCGGCGATCGTGAACGTCAATGGCGGGGCCATCGCAATCGGCCACCCGATTGGCGCCTCTGGCTGCCGCGTTTTGAATACGCTGCTTTTCGAGATGAAGCGCCGTGGTGCGAAAAAAGGTCTGGCCACACTGTGTATCGGCGGTGGCATGGGCGTTGCGTTGTGCGTTGAGCGTCCGTAA
- a CDS encoding DNA-3-methyladenine glycosylase I has product MSERCGWAGPEQIYIDYHDTEWGVPEYDSRTLWEKLILDGFQAGLSWITILKKRENFREAFEGFDPNMIAEWTEADVARLLANAGIIRHRGKIEATIGNARSWQEIEAREGFDRFLWKYVDGVPQQTTHADRALIPTQSPLTAQISKDLKKAGFRFCGPTIVYAFMEATGLINNHLTTCPRHAPCAALARDPAAVWPTSA; this is encoded by the coding sequence ATGAGTGAGCGATGCGGCTGGGCCGGGCCAGAGCAGATCTATATCGACTATCACGACACCGAATGGGGTGTGCCCGAGTATGACAGCCGCACCCTGTGGGAAAAGCTGATCCTTGATGGTTTTCAGGCTGGCCTGTCATGGATCACGATCCTTAAGAAGCGCGAAAATTTCCGTGAAGCGTTCGAAGGCTTCGACCCCAATATGATCGCCGAATGGACCGAGGCTGATGTTGCGCGTTTGCTGGCCAACGCAGGCATCATCCGTCATCGCGGTAAAATCGAAGCGACCATTGGCAACGCTCGCTCATGGCAAGAGATTGAGGCCCGTGAGGGCTTTGACCGCTTTTTATGGAAGTATGTTGATGGCGTGCCCCAACAAACCACACATGCAGACCGCGCGCTTATCCCGACGCAGTCACCGCTGACTGCACAGATATCAAAGGACCTAAAGAAAGCAGGCTTCCGCTTTTGCGGCCCGACGATTGTTTATGCTTTCATGGAGGCGACGGGGCTGATCAACAACCACCTGACCACCTGCCCGCGCCATGCCCCTTGTGCGGCTTTGGCGCGTGATCCGGCGGCGGTCTGGCCTACCAGCGCTTAA